From the Oscillospiraceae bacterium genome, the window GCAGCGGTGTTTTCCGAGGATGATATTTTAGTGTCTGAGGGCGAATGCGAAGGCGTGATTATTGATGAAAAACGTGGTGACAACGGCTTTGGCTATGACCCGATTTTTTATGTGGAAGCTTTAGAAAAGACATTCGCTGAAATGACGGATTCCGAAAAAAACAGTTTGAGCCACAGAGGAAATGCCATCCGCAATTTAAAAGAACAATTAAAGGAAAAGGAACTGTAGATTCGTACAGTTCCTTTTTTTTAATAAATAATGAATCGTGAAGAATGAATAATGATGGTGGGTTGGCATTGCCAACCATTGAAATATCTGATGCAACCGCAGGGTGCCACCGCAATTTTTCATTCTTCATTTTTCGTTTTTCATTACCCCTACCCCAAAACGAGGAAAAATGGATGCAGAATTCGAAATTCGAATCAAAGCTTTGCTTTGACAAGCCCGAAGCTGTACCGAGCGGGTGGAATTTTCCTCCATCATAGGCAATCCCCCAAAAACGAGGAAAAATGGGAACAGAAATAAGAAAGCGAAGCAAAGCTATGCTTTGCGTTACCCGACGGCGTACGTGCTGTACGTCGAGGGTGAGCTTAATTATTTCTGACCCATTTTTACCGTTTTTTTAATCCCTGTGTTCCATGGGGACTTTGTCCTTAAACAGAATGGTAATCGCCCAAAGACCTGCAATTCCCACTAAGGAGAAAATGATTCGGGTGAGCATGGAGCCTGCACCAAAGATGGATGAAACCAGGTCTACGTTAAAAAGACCGATGGCACCCCAGTTTAATGCTCCCACAATCACCAAAACCAATGAAATGGTATCTAACAACATACATGACGCCTCCTGTTTTTCTGTCGATTTTTACTGAATCGACTGTTCTGATGTGTTTTTTCAACTTTATTATATGGTAATTTTCTTGATTTTATACATTTTTTTTGGAGAGGGTGTTTCCGGCAGTGTTCCCGCCTGATAATGACTGATAAGACGGCGAAGTTCCCGAATTCTTTTTTGAATCACAAATCCTGTGTCTGTATTGAAAACTCGGATTCGGTGATTACGATGGTCTCTCACCACCCTATGTGAACAAAATGCTTCGGAGGTGTTTACATTTTTAGTGCCATACGGTTGGTGAGCAGTCAGGAAAAAACCGTGAGAATTATACAATAGCGTATATCCGCCGATTCCCGTTTTTTCCTGGTAGGCAGGACTTAATCCGCCATCTATCATAAAAAGGATTCCACCGGCTTTCTGCGGACTTTCTCCACTGCTCTGACGAACAGGAACATGTCCGTTTACAATTTTGGAATACTCTTCATACAATGAAAATTCTGACAAAATGATTCGGGCAATCTCTTTCCCTTGTTCTCCCTCTATGAGCCGATAATACGGATTTTTAATTTCCCGATGAGCAGATTTGTCACAAACAAGGTATCGGGGCAGTGTTTTCATTTCGTTTTTTCCGAATAAAGGAGAATACTTTCCGGCAAACAAATACCAGAAAAAATCCACTGCAGACTTTTTTTCAGGATGATTTTCTTCCAGAAAATATGCTTTACGAACGGCTTTATCGCAAAAATCCATCAAAGCACGTCCCCGATACCCCAAAAAGGATGCAAACGAACCATCCTCTGTAAAAGGGATGCACCCGTGATACAACAGATTGTGATTCATCACCTGATACATTCTCCCTTTTGCAATTAGAAACCGAACGTGTCGGCTGAGTTTTTCCGAATGAGAAAAGCTTTGGCACAAATCCTGTAACACTTCCTCTTCTTCTGCCGTCAGTTCCCATGGTTTTTGAGGATCAACAGTGGGAAAATAGGTGTCGGAAAGGGGATAGGAAACCCCATCACAAAGAATGGTTTTGCCGTCCCGATCAATATGTTCCAGTGTGCAGGTATGCTCCAAGTCATAATGAAGATGGTTTTTTCGGAATGTGATCTCCAGCTTCCACAAAATTACTGAAATAATTTTGTGTGCACGAGCCACAGAAAAGCAATCGCCGTCAGCTTCCCCTTTGGGCAAAAAGCACGTGCAAGATGTTTCTCCATACAGTTTATCTGCCAGAAAAAACAGTTTTCTAAGAGGGATTCCATAATCTTGTTCCAGCAGTTTGGGATGATTATACCGCAAAGTAATCCGTACCGCCGAGGCAACACAAAGAGGATTTTTCAAGTTAGCGCCCATCCAGAGAATATCGTGATTGCCCCAACAGATGTCCACACTGTGATAAGTCTCCAGGATATCTAAAATACGGTGGGGACCATTGCCACGGTCAAAAATGTCTCCTAAAATATGCAGATGATCCACCGCTAAACGACTGATTAATTCACAAAGAACACCAATAAACGAATCCGCCTGTCCTACACCGATAACGGCATCCAGAATGCTTTTCTGATATGCCAGACGGTTAGGAGAATCGGGACGTCGGTGCAACAGCTCCTCTAAAATGTATGCATATTCTTCGGGAAGGGCTTTTCGCACTTTGGAACGGGTATATTTGTCCGCCACCGCCCGACACAGAAGAATCAATCGGGAAAAGGTTTTATGATACCAGAAAGCTGTTTTTTTCCGATTAGCCAAAAATTCTTTCGGGTTGTATATCAGATGAGCAAGTTCATCCTGCTCTTTTTGGGAAAGTACTTCGGCTTGTTCTTTATTTTGTGAAAACACTTCGGAAATTTTTAATCGGATTTCCCCCGATGCATTTTTTAACAACTGACAAAATGCTTCATCTTCCCCGTGCAGGTCACTTAAAAAATGTTCGGTACCTTTCGGAAGGCCTAAAATGGCAGTTAAGTTGATAATTTCGGCAGCAGCAACCTTTTGAGTTGGAAATTGCATGGATAAAAGTTCCAAAAAACGGTCTCCCCCATGGTTCATAAAATCCATCCTTTGTTCTCATTTTGATTTTTGTTTTTAATATTTTGGTTCTTTTAGTTTTTGCATTTTTTTATTTTTTATTTATTTTATTTTTTGAATTCAAATGCGGCAGGAGCAAGCCCCTGCCCTACAAATTTGGATTTTCGTCATTCAAAAACTGTTTGGGGAAACGATGAGAAAATGACGCAGAACGAACAAACTGAACCCCGCAGGGGGTTATCCAAAGCTGTAGTACTGCGTACAGCATAACGGTACAGCGAGTGATGAAGTTTGTTCGTAACAAAAAAAGCAATGGATTATCCATTGCTTTTTTGTGATCTGCGTTATTTTATCGAGTTCTATTCATTCCATGAATGATAAATATTCTGCACATCGTCGTTGTCTTCTAACATATCAATAAGTTTATTCATATTCTTGATGTGGTCTTCATCGGTTAAGGTAGTATAGTTATCGGGAATTTTGGAAACTTCCGCTTCTAAGATCGTATAACCTTTCTGTTCGTATGCTTCACGGATAGCAGAAAAGGTGTCGGGAGAAGTGGTGATTTCGTAGCCTTCATCCAGCACTTCAATGTCCTCTGCATCCAGTTCCAGCGCTTCTAAGGTCATTTCCTCATCATCCATAGCATCTTCTTTTTCAATCACAATGATGCCTTTTTCCTGGAAGGACCAGCTTACACAACCGGTTGCACCCATATTGCCGCCGCATTTATCAAAAGCGTGACGCACGTCTGCTGCGGTACGGTTACGGTTATCGGTTAAGGTTTCCACAATTACCGCTACGCCTGCGGGGCCGTAACCTTCATAGGTGATTGCTTCGTAGTTGGAGGTATCTTCGCCGCCTGCCGCTTTTTTAATACATCTCTGCACGTTTTCAGAGGGCATATTGTTAGCTCTTGCTTTTGCAATCAAATCACGGAGTTTTCCGTTAACCGTGGGGTCAGGGCCGCCTGCTTTTACCACTACTGCGATTTCTCTGCCGATTTTGGTGTATACCTTTGCTTTCTGGGCATCGGTTTTTCCTTTTTTGTGTTTGATGTTTGACCATTTAGAATGTCCGGACATGGTTTTTAATCTCCTTTAAAAATGAGTATGGTATCCGAAGGTGGTTGGGGGTGAGTGGAATCTGAGGCTTCATTGCCCCGTGAAAATCGCTTCCGCCACTTTTTAGGAGTCCTAATTCCTCCACCAGTTCGGTATATAGCTTGGTTTGTTCGGGAGTGTATTCGGTGTAAATCACCTCTGCCCCCGCAAGTCCGCTTTTTTGAAAGCGGATGAGAAGATTTCGTAAATCTTCTTCTGATAATTTCAAATAGTGCATATGGGCTAAAATGGGAACGCCACCTGCCGCACGGATGAGAGAAATGGCATCTTCCGGCTCAATACGGTCTTCGTTCACGTGAGCCACTCTGCCGTGTCCCAAATATTTCTGAAAACCCTCTTTCACGCTTGCCACATACCCCTTATCGCAAAGAAGCTTGGCAAAATGAGCTCTGCCCCAGATGTTTCCCGTGGCAATTTGTTTCACTTCCTCCACGGTGATGGGCATTCCTAAGCTATTTAAAATTTCTAAGGTTTTTTGGTTTCTCTTTTCCCGATTTTTTGCAAGTTCCTTTAACTTTTCCACCAAGGGCGGATAATTGGGATCGATAAAAAGCCCGATTATATGAAGCTCTCTTTCATAGTTACAAGAAAGCTCAATCCCGGGAATGGTTTCAATCCCGAATTCATTTCCGGCTTGCATTGCTTCAAAAACTCCGTCCACCGTGTCATGGTCAGTCACGGCAATTGCCGAAAATCCTTGCTCTTTTGCTAATTTCACCAGTTCACGGGGAGTAAGGGACCCATCCGAATTGGTAGTGTGTGTATGCAAATCAACCATTTTTCTTGGATCGATCTTTTAAGCTGTTCTGCTTCGTAGATTTTTTCATGCTATTTTGTTTGACAGACGTGCTCAGACTATTCTGTGCACGGGAACGTAACCGTTTTTTCTTGGGTAATGTTTTCTTCAGATTTTCATGGAAAATCAGGTAGGTACCGAATAACAGCACGGTGGTTGCAACAACCAGTACCCACATGACCATAGGATCCACGAAAGTGAAATAGAAAGCCAACAACGCGGAAATTGCAGAAGCGTATCCGAAGATACGAAGCAAATTCAGCTGACGTCCCTGGGCAAACTGTCTGCCGTTTGTAGTGATATAAATCATAATATAAAAAGCGTTGATCGCCTGCACGATTACCGTGTCTAAATAATAGAACCAGCCTTCTTCATCTATCGTGGTAATCACAGTGTAAACCACGTTTACCGCCAGAATGGTAACCACCAAAATTCTGGAAAACAGAGATTGCCTGATCAGCTTCCTGTTCATTTTGTAAGTAAGGCAGTAGTAACACACAATAAAGAGCAGATAAAAATAGGTGGGAACCACAATGTGAAATACCGTAAAGGGGATATCCAGAGTATCGCTGAGGAACGTCAGCACATTGACGGACATCAACACAATCTGCGCTAAAGTTGCATACAAAAGATGGTTTTTCACACGAAAAACACGTCGTTTTAAATAATTTTGAATCTTAGAAAAAGCATTTGTCATTTTTCTGTTTCTCCCGGCAGTTAATCATTACAAAATAATTCTTTTTTTACCGTTTCCACCGCATCACGGTCAGGACGGCATTTCAAAAGGTAACAAGGGGTATCGCTGAGTAACAAGTGAATCAAGGTAAAAAGTTTATCCATAAGTCCTTTTTCCACGGGGCGATTCACAGAGCCTAACAACCATTGAAGCGCCTGCAAGGTCTGCAAGCGAGAAATCTCATTTTTCTCACCCTGCTGCAAAAATACAATTGCTTTTAAGGGAACCACCACATTCTGCCCTTCTCCACTGGCACCTGCCCAGGGAGAACCGCAGGCATAGGCCTTGCCGTCTTCCAAAAAGCGGATGATAGGAGAATCATCATTCAAAATGAATGCAGAATCATAAGCTTCTTCCCACAGTTTGGTATGGGTGGTTTTTCCGGTTCCGCTGGGAGCTGAAAATAAAATTCCATACCCATCATAACTGATTGCAGAGGCATGCACCATGAATCCGTTATGATGAAGTAATGCATATCGCATTGCCTGGTCGGTAGAATTGATTAACGGAAATTCCGGCTTAAACGCTGCTTTATCCGCATTTTTATATTCCTTGGGATTGGGCATAGTCTTTTTATATTCCCGCAGAGCTTCATTGATCAAGCGGATTTCCTGCTCATCTTCCAGACGGTAAAACTGAATGTCAATTTTATCTTTTTTGATTTTGGTAAGCAAGGTATGTTTGCCAATCTGCTCGTTAAAATCCCAATAACTGAAAGCACCGTTTGGCAACACTGCCCAGGTACGGTCATTGGTAACGGACAAAATCTGATAATCCAAGGGCAATTCCACATGGTCTTTCAAATGAAAATGAATGGTAATATCTGCCTTGAAAAAGGATGTCTCATAAGGTGTTGCACGCTCAATAAACAAAGGATTTAAGTCCCCTGTGATTTCGATATGAAGATTGGCAATTTTCAGTTTCATACCCGAATCTCCTAAACAAATGTTTCTTTTTCTTTTATTCGTAAATTGCATCAATGGTCAGCATTCCACCGTTGAAATTTGCGGAAGGAACCTGTGCATTGGTGTTAATATCACAGAAAAATTTATCTCCGGCTTTAATCGGTCTGTTTACTTTAGTCAAGCAAATATCTTCTAAGGTCAAACCGTCTTTTGCAGACAGAATTTCAATCTGCGCACGCATTACATATACGTTATCTTTGCGCATTACTAAAGACGGATAGTAGCTGATCTGAATTTCCGCACCGTTATGCTGTGCAATAATAGCAAAATCATGCAGAGGATTTAAGAGGAAGCTCATCATTTCTCTTGCAAAATCATACGCTTCGCCCAAAGCGCTTCCCTGGAAGGGATATGCTGCTTCATAAATGCTGTTGGGAATTTCTTCTAAAATAGCCTGATACCGACTTCTGTTTGCCGGATAGCTACCCAGGTCCTTACGGATTTCAGTGGGAATTTTGTTGGCAGAGGCACCGCTGGTAACATCCACTCTTACCAACATAGGAATCTGTTCGTCAATTTCGGTAATCAACTGCGCAAAACGGAAATAGTTTAAGGGAGCGGTTAAATCGCTTCCTGCCATCAGTTTGGATTTATCAATGGTTCTCTTTAAGAAATCGTGTTTTTCTGCGTAGAATGCCATAACATCGATTGCTTCTTTTACGCTGATGGGAGTATCAATGTTCGCTTCGGTAACAATATTTGCACCTAACACGTCTCTGCCGATAATCCAGAAGGATAAGGCATCGTCATGTTCGAAAGGACGTTTGCCAACAACGTCTCCTAAATTGTAGTATGCTAATTTATATTCATTGTTGAACATACGAAGTGCTGCAGAAGACAATTCCCCGTAAGTGATTAAAGCATTGGCATCGTAACCTTTTTTGGTCAGTTTCGCCATTTTGAAAACTTCCCGATAGAGCGCTTCGCCAACATCCAGCTTAATCGCTCTGGATAATACAGTTGCAACCTCTGCACGGGTAATATTGTTTTTGGGACCAAAGCTACCGTCGGGATAACCGGTGATAATACCTTGTTCTGCAACAGCTGCAACAGCATCCTGATATACTGCTGCAATATTTGCAGTGTCGGTAAAGGTTGCTGCAGCGGTAGGTGCATTTAAGTTTTTCGCTTTGTAAATGGCATATGCCACTTCTTCTCTGGTTGCAGGAGTATTGGGATTAAAAACACCTTCAGAGAGGAAATAACTGCCGCTGACAGTTACATAATCATAAAACCAATCGTTTTCTGATACGTCGGTATAGGTTTTTTCTACACTTTCGCCAAATTGCAGAGAAAGAAGTTTGGAAAGCTCTGCACGGGTTACATTGGATTCGGGACGGTAAGAACCGTCTTCATACCCGTTTACAACACCATTTTCCACTAATTCATCCACATAAACATATGCCCAGTGGCTTTCATTAAAGTCGGTGAAATTTGCCGCAAAGGCAACGCTTGAGAACATCATCATTACAAGCAGTAACGAAAGAATTTTTTTCATCATGGTTGGGTCCTCCTGTTATGTAAGTTATTTTTCACAAATAATTCTTAGGCAGAAAACGGGTAACATGCCCCCATTTTCAATATACCAAGTTCATTATAGCATATCATTTCAAAAAAATCAACAAAAACCACAGTTTTTTTCTTACCATTTTTTTGACAGTTTGCCACATCAGAAGAATAAAAAACTTTTCCGATAAAAAAACAGCTGCCTCCTTTAGGGAAACAGCTGTTTTTTTACTGAGCTTTCTCTTGCGGTGTCACACTCAGGTCTTCTCCGTCTGTTACCACCGTAATATTTCCGTGATGATCGCTTCGGAACACTTCAATTCCTTTGGCACTGAGTAAATCAAGTACCTTTTTTGTGGGATGTCCGTAGTCATTTTCTCCTGTAGTAATGATTGCATAGGAGGGCATCACCGCATTTAAAAAGTTTTTCGATGTGGAGCCTTTGGAACCGTGATGTCCCACTTTCAGCACGTCCGCATGAGGAACGGTTTTTTTAGAAAGCATATCGTTTTCCACGTCTGTGGTGGCATCTCCCATAAAGAGGAAACTCCGCTCGCCATAAGTCATGTATAGCACACCGCTGTAGTCATTTTTGTCACCGTAATGCTCATACATGGGAGACAAAAATTCGGCTTTGACCGTTCCCTCACACACCATCACGCCCTGCTTGATTTCCACAAGGGGTATATTATGCTCCTCGATAATTCTCATGGATTCTTCGGTAGGGTCGTTAGCGATGGGAGATGTGGGCATATAAACGGTTTTCACCGTGTAATTTTCTAAAATTTCAGGAAATGAACCGATATGGTCATCATGCTGATGGGTAATTACAGCGTAGTCAATGGTGTCTTCCCCGAAGCTTTCCAATACCTGGGAAATAGCATCAAAATCGTCGGGTTTTCCTGCATCAATGAGCATAGTACGCTCGTCGGGAAAATGGACCACAATAGAATCGGAATTCCCGGTGTCCACATATACCACGGAAAGTTTCCCCTGCCAGTCTACATCAGCTAAAGGCGACGGCTTGGTATATTCGGGGATTTTTGTTGCAAAAAATGCCAGAACAAAGGCAATTACAACCCAAACAAACCCTTTAGGGTCCAATTTTTTTGCTCGTGCCACATCTTCACCTTCCTTGTTTTTTGTTACTTTATTATACTACTATATTTGTCAAAAAATGTCAACGGATAAGGTGAGAATCGTATACAAAATTGTAGGGACAGATGACCATCTCTGCCCGTTTTAGGTACGGCAAAACGAAGCGTTCATCAAAATCATACAGCGGGACGGTGTGGGCACCGTCCCCTACAACGTACAGCATAACGGTACGGCGAGTGATGCCGTTTATCTTGATTCTAAGGTATTTTACATTAGAAAATATTTGCGAAGAAAAATGAGAACAGAATTCGGAAATTGAATCAAGGCAACGCCTTGACGGAGCCCTCGGCTGTACCTAGTGTACGCCGAGGGTGAAATTCACGGATTATGCGCCGTTTTACCTTGAAAAAATTATACGAGGAAAAATGAGAACAGAACGGAGAAACTGAACCCGAAGGGGTTATCCGAAGGCGTAGTACTGCGTACAGCATAACGGTACGCTGGGTGGTGAAGTTCATCCGTTTTGCCAAATATATCGTTTTCTTGTGCAGAAAAACGGATGCAGAATGGAAAAACTGAAGTTGGGTGCGGATTTATCCGCCCCAACCGTAAGCCTGAAGGCGTACAGATGGTACGCCGAATGGTGAAGTTTTTTCATAGCGAATTTTTCTCTTAAAATTCGCGGTCTGCGCCGTTTTT encodes:
- a CDS encoding DUF378 domain-containing protein, which produces MLLDTISLVLVIVGALNWGAIGLFNVDLVSSIFGAGSMLTRIIFSLVGIAGLWAITILFKDKVPMEHRD
- a CDS encoding YebC/PmpR family DNA-binding transcriptional regulator yields the protein MSGHSKWSNIKHKKGKTDAQKAKVYTKIGREIAVVVKAGGPDPTVNGKLRDLIAKARANNMPSENVQRCIKKAAGGEDTSNYEAITYEGYGPAGVAVIVETLTDNRNRTAADVRHAFDKCGGNMGATGCVSWSFQEKGIIVIEKEDAMDDEEMTLEALELDAEDIEVLDEGYEITTSPDTFSAIREAYEQKGYTILEAEVSKIPDNYTTLTDEDHIKNMNKLIDMLEDNDDVQNIYHSWNE
- a CDS encoding S-layer homology domain-containing protein, coding for MMKKILSLLLVMMMFSSVAFAANFTDFNESHWAYVYVDELVENGVVNGYEDGSYRPESNVTRAELSKLLSLQFGESVEKTYTDVSENDWFYDYVTVSGSYFLSEGVFNPNTPATREEVAYAIYKAKNLNAPTAAATFTDTANIAAVYQDAVAAVAEQGIITGYPDGSFGPKNNITRAEVATVLSRAIKLDVGEALYREVFKMAKLTKKGYDANALITYGELSSAALRMFNNEYKLAYYNLGDVVGKRPFEHDDALSFWIIGRDVLGANIVTEANIDTPISVKEAIDVMAFYAEKHDFLKRTIDKSKLMAGSDLTAPLNYFRFAQLITEIDEQIPMLVRVDVTSGASANKIPTEIRKDLGSYPANRSRYQAILEEIPNSIYEAAYPFQGSALGEAYDFAREMMSFLLNPLHDFAIIAQHNGAEIQISYYPSLVMRKDNVYVMRAQIEILSAKDGLTLEDICLTKVNRPIKAGDKFFCDINTNAQVPSANFNGGMLTIDAIYE
- a CDS encoding MBL fold metallo-hydrolase yields the protein MARAKKLDPKGFVWVVIAFVLAFFATKIPEYTKPSPLADVDWQGKLSVVYVDTGNSDSIVVHFPDERTMLIDAGKPDDFDAISQVLESFGEDTIDYAVITHQHDDHIGSFPEILENYTVKTVYMPTSPIANDPTEESMRIIEEHNIPLVEIKQGVMVCEGTVKAEFLSPMYEHYGDKNDYSGVLYMTYGERSFLFMGDATTDVENDMLSKKTVPHADVLKVGHHGSKGSTSKNFLNAVMPSYAIITTGENDYGHPTKKVLDLLSAKGIEVFRSDHHGNITVVTDGEDLSVTPQEKAQ
- a CDS encoding acyltransferase — its product is MTNAFSKIQNYLKRRVFRVKNHLLYATLAQIVLMSVNVLTFLSDTLDIPFTVFHIVVPTYFYLLFIVCYYCLTYKMNRKLIRQSLFSRILVVTILAVNVVYTVITTIDEEGWFYYLDTVIVQAINAFYIMIYITTNGRQFAQGRQLNLLRIFGYASAISALLAFYFTFVDPMVMWVLVVATTVLLFGTYLIFHENLKKTLPKKKRLRSRAQNSLSTSVKQNSMKKSTKQNSLKDRSKKNG
- a CDS encoding fructose-1,6-bisphosphatase, translating into MDFMNHGGDRFLELLSMQFPTQKVAAAEIINLTAILGLPKGTEHFLSDLHGEDEAFCQLLKNASGEIRLKISEVFSQNKEQAEVLSQKEQDELAHLIYNPKEFLANRKKTAFWYHKTFSRLILLCRAVADKYTRSKVRKALPEEYAYILEELLHRRPDSPNRLAYQKSILDAVIGVGQADSFIGVLCELISRLAVDHLHILGDIFDRGNGPHRILDILETYHSVDICWGNHDILWMGANLKNPLCVASAVRITLRYNHPKLLEQDYGIPLRKLFFLADKLYGETSCTCFLPKGEADGDCFSVARAHKIISVILWKLEITFRKNHLHYDLEHTCTLEHIDRDGKTILCDGVSYPLSDTYFPTVDPQKPWELTAEEEEVLQDLCQSFSHSEKLSRHVRFLIAKGRMYQVMNHNLLYHGCIPFTEDGSFASFLGYRGRALMDFCDKAVRKAYFLEENHPEKKSAVDFFWYLFAGKYSPLFGKNEMKTLPRYLVCDKSAHREIKNPYYRLIEGEQGKEIARIILSEFSLYEEYSKIVNGHVPVRQSSGESPQKAGGILFMIDGGLSPAYQEKTGIGGYTLLYNSHGFFLTAHQPYGTKNVNTSEAFCSHRVVRDHRNHRIRVFNTDTGFVIQKRIRELRRLISHYQAGTLPETPSPKKMYKIKKITI
- a CDS encoding PHP domain-containing protein is translated as MVDLHTHTTNSDGSLTPRELVKLAKEQGFSAIAVTDHDTVDGVFEAMQAGNEFGIETIPGIELSCNYERELHIIGLFIDPNYPPLVEKLKELAKNREKRNQKTLEILNSLGMPITVEEVKQIATGNIWGRAHFAKLLCDKGYVASVKEGFQKYLGHGRVAHVNEDRIEPEDAISLIRAAGGVPILAHMHYLKLSEEDLRNLLIRFQKSGLAGAEVIYTEYTPEQTKLYTELVEELGLLKSGGSDFHGAMKPQIPLTPNHLRIPYSFLKEIKNHVRTF